One genomic segment of Sminthopsis crassicaudata isolate SCR6 chromosome 4, ASM4859323v1, whole genome shotgun sequence includes these proteins:
- the LOC141566297 gene encoding glutathione S-transferase, whose amino-acid sequence MASKPILHYVNGRGRMESIRWLLAAAGVEFEEKFFETKEQLQKLKEILLFQQVPMVEIDGMKLVQTRAILHYIAEKYNLLGKDMKERALIIMFSEGTMDLMELIMIYPFLKGEEFKQRLVEIANKSKNRYFPAFENILKAHGQNFLVGNKLSMADVQLLEAILMVEERVPDALSGFPLLQAFKTRISNIPTIKAFLAPGSKRKPMPDAKYVEDIVKIFF is encoded by the exons ATGGCAAGTAAACCCATCCTCCACTATGTTAATGGAAGAGGCAGAATGGAATCCATCCGATGGCTCCTAGCAGCAGCTGGAGTGGAG tttgaagaaaaattttttgaaacaaaagaacaattacaAAAGTTGAAAGAAA TACTCCTGTTCCAGCAAGTGCCAATGGTGGAAATCGATGGGATGAAGCTGGTTCAGACAAGAGCCATTCtccactatattgctgagaaataCAATCTACTTGGGAAGGACATGAAGGAGAGAGCACT gattaTCATGTTTTCAGAGGGAACAATGGATCTGATGGAACTAATCATGATCTACCCTTTCCTAAAAGGAGAAGAATTCAAACAAAGACTCGTTGAAATTGCTAATAAGTCCAAAAACAGATACTTTCCTGCTTTTGAAAAT ATTTTGAAGGCTCATGGACAAAACTTTCTTGTTGGTAACAAGCTGAGCATGGCAGATGTACAACTGTTGGAAGCTATTTTAATGGTAGAAGAAAGAGTCCCCGATGCACTCTCTGGATTTCCTTTACTCCAG gcatTCAAAACTCGAATCAGTAATATTCCAACAATTAAGGCATTCCTGGCCCCTGGCAGCAAGAGAAAGCCTATGCCTGATGCTAAGTATGTGGAAGATATTGTCAAGATCTTTTTCTAA